In one window of Tachypleus tridentatus isolate NWPU-2018 chromosome 2, ASM421037v1, whole genome shotgun sequence DNA:
- the LOC143243965 gene encoding acetylcholinesterase-like, producing MNRGVKFILATCSALCLGNSFPLPDYKNDPLIVRTTKGLVQGVTSRSATGKLVDVYWGIPYAKPPIGEYRFRHPKPIDPWNGIFNATEKPNSCFQISDTFFGNFSGSTMWNPNTLLNEDCLKLNIWIPRPRPNNTAVLVWIFGGGFYSGTTTLDVYDAKIFASEENVIIVSMNYRVASLGFLYFSRPDSPGNAGLYDQLMALEWVRDNIGLFGGNPLNITLFGESAGAVSIGLHLVSPLSRHLFNQAIMQSGSATSPWGILDHKELIMRGLRLAEAVKCPHDPSNLEAVIKCLQKTDPMVLIENESGSFGIVDFPFVPVVDGTFIDEHPSKSLETKNFKKTNILLGSNREEGTFWIVYYLTDLFKKQENVYLTRADFTNSVKELNPYISDVGQEAIIFQYTDWLDPDDPIKNRDGVDKIVGDYHFTCSVNYFAYRYAETGNEVYMYYFTHRSSVSLWPEWMGVMHGDEIPFVFGEPLNPRKNYNEQEKVLSKRIMRYWANFAKTGKPSQGPGEKWEKIYWPMYTPYGREYLTLDINSTKTGRGPRAEYCAFWQHYLPKLVKETSPHVNPVPGCMSSGATSRIIPLLRESGILVAAVVIFQYGVKQM from the exons ATGAATCGAGGAGTGAAATTTATATTAGCCACTTGTAGCGCCCTCTGTTTAGGAAATAGTTTTCCATTGCCCGATTATAAAAACGACCCTCTCATCGTTCGGACTACCAAAGGCTTAGTACAAGGAGTAACTTCTCGATCAGCTACTGGAAAATTAGTAGACGTGTACTGGGGAATTCCCTACGCTAAGCCTCCGATAGGAGAATATAGGTTTCGTCATCCAAAACCTATAGATCCTTGGAATGGAATATTTAATGCTACAGAAAAGCCTAACTCTTGTTTCCAAATTAGTGATACATTCTTCGGAAACTTTTCAGGTTCCACAATGTGGAATCCTAATACTTTATTAAATGAGGACTGCTTGAAACTGAACATTTGGATTCCTCGGCCTCGACCGAATAATACTGCAGTTTTGGTATGGATTTTCGGTGGTGGTTTCTATAGCGGGACTACAACATTGGACGTGTACGATGCTAAAATTTTCGCATCTGAGGAAAATGTTATAATTGTTTCGATGAATTATCGAGTGGCATCACTTGGGTTTTTGTACTTTAGTCGTCCTGACTCTCCAGGTAACGCCGGTTTGTATGACCAATTAATGGCTTTAGAATGGGTACGAGACAACATTGGCTTATTTGGTGGTAATCCTCTAAATATAACGTTATTTGGTGAGAGTGCAGGCGCCGTTAGCATTGGCCTTCATCTAGTGTCACCTCTTAGCAGACATTTATTCAATCAAGCAATTATGCAAAGTGGATCTGCAACATCTCCTTGGGGTATTCTTGATCACAAAGAATTGATCATGCGTGGTTTGAGGCTTGCCGAAGCAGTGAAATGCCCACACGATCCAAGTAATTTAGAAGCAGTTATAAAATGTCTTCAAAAGACTGACCCAATGGTTTTAATCGAAAATGAATCTGGAAGTTTTGGCATCGTAGATTTCCCTTTTGTACCGGTTGTAGATGGTACTTTCATTGATGAACATCCTTCCAAATCTCTcgaaacaaaaaactttaaaaaaactaacattCTTCTGGGAAGTAACAGGGAAGAGGGAACTTTTTGGATCGTCTACTACTTAACAGATCTtttcaaaaaacaagaaaacgtGTATCTGACACGAGCAGACTTTACAAATTCAGTTAAAGAACTAAATCCGTATATTAGTGATGTTGGTCAGGAAGCCATAATCTTCCAGTACACAGATTGGCTGGATCCAGACGATCCTATAAAAAACAGAGATGGAGTTGATAAGATAGTTGGCGATTATCATTTTACCTGCAGTGTAAATTACTTTGCGTATCGCTACGCCGAAACTGGTAATGAAGTGTACATGTATTATTTTACTCATCGATCCTCCGTCAGTCTCTGGCCAGAATGGATGGGTGTTATGCATGGAGACGAAATTCCTTTTGTATTTGGGGAACCCTTAAACCCAAGAAAGAATTACAATGAGCAAGAAAAAGTATTATCCAAAAGAATTATGAGGTACTGGGCCAACTTTGCTAAAACCGG AAAGCCAAGTCAAGGTCCAGGTGAAAAATGGGAGAAAATCTATTGGCCCATGTACACCCCCTACGGTCGAGAGTACTTAACTCTAGACATTAACTCTACAAAGACTGGTCGAGGCCCACGTGCTGAATACTGCGCTTTCTGGCAACATTATCTGCCTAAGCTTGTGAAAGAAACAT CTCCTCACGTGAACCCGGTTCCAGGATGTATGAGCAGTGGCGCCACTTCACGGATAATTCCTTTGTTACGAGAATCCGGTATCTTGGTGGCTGCAGTAGTAATCTTTCAATATGGCGTCAAACAGATGTAG